In the genome of Myxococcus stipitatus, one region contains:
- a CDS encoding LA_2272 family surface repeat-containing protein, with translation MKRKVSVCAGVMAAMVAMSAGAEESKGAEQASVPAVGTDGGAAEASPAVEGPGVERAMAAPPLVEAAAVGNTSAGTATADAPTAVQAQAKPEAEEVHVPFSFTVVPGLSTSGFSQRNQVHDVSIGLIATQARRIRALGLSLGGNFVGEGGTSGVLATTGINVSQGPVNGSLFAVGANIATKDAEGLLASVGANIVRGNTTGVLATVGANVVTGTVDGSQLSVGANMATGKVLGAQLSVGGNLAGESLNGLQMAVGANVARGASRGVQMAAGVNVAPDLTGLQMSSGVSYAGKLSGAQVSIINVGGSVEGAQVGLVNVASRVDGAQVGIINVAGETEGESVGLLSFVGNGQANVQVWASDIALTNVSLKLGGRHLYTVLNVGLTPPMDGDRRRYTTGVGVGGHIPLGRFFVDMDLMGSSVHAHRLFDFDDDTNHVLGQLRLMAGWQVARRFAVFGGVSANTLVTWNGSDPWKELGIGPEWKETSDSGRTVVRTWPGILAGIQI, from the coding sequence ATGAAGCGCAAGGTCTCGGTGTGTGCGGGCGTCATGGCGGCGATGGTGGCGATGTCCGCTGGCGCCGAGGAGTCGAAGGGAGCCGAGCAGGCGTCCGTGCCCGCGGTGGGCACCGACGGTGGGGCGGCGGAGGCCTCTCCGGCGGTGGAAGGCCCCGGGGTGGAGCGGGCGATGGCGGCGCCTCCGCTGGTGGAGGCGGCGGCGGTGGGCAACACGAGCGCGGGGACGGCGACGGCGGATGCGCCCACGGCGGTGCAGGCCCAGGCGAAGCCGGAGGCGGAGGAGGTCCACGTCCCCTTCAGCTTCACGGTGGTGCCGGGGCTGAGCACCTCGGGCTTCTCGCAGCGCAACCAGGTGCATGACGTCTCCATCGGCCTGATTGCCACGCAGGCCAGGCGCATCCGCGCGCTGGGCTTGTCGCTGGGCGGCAACTTCGTGGGCGAGGGCGGCACCAGCGGCGTGCTGGCCACCACGGGCATCAACGTGTCGCAGGGCCCGGTGAACGGCTCGCTCTTCGCGGTGGGCGCCAACATCGCGACGAAGGACGCCGAGGGCCTGCTGGCCTCGGTGGGCGCCAACATCGTGCGCGGCAACACGACGGGCGTCCTGGCCACGGTGGGCGCCAACGTGGTGACGGGCACGGTGGATGGCTCGCAGCTGAGCGTGGGCGCCAACATGGCGACGGGCAAGGTGCTGGGCGCGCAGCTGAGCGTGGGTGGCAACCTGGCGGGCGAGTCGCTCAATGGCTTGCAGATGGCGGTGGGCGCCAACGTGGCGCGGGGCGCCTCGCGCGGCGTGCAGATGGCGGCGGGCGTCAATGTGGCCCCGGACCTGACGGGCCTCCAGATGTCGTCCGGCGTCAGCTACGCGGGCAAGCTGTCCGGCGCGCAGGTGTCCATCATCAACGTGGGTGGCTCGGTGGAGGGCGCGCAGGTGGGCCTGGTCAACGTGGCCAGCCGCGTCGACGGCGCGCAGGTGGGCATCATCAACGTGGCGGGCGAGACGGAGGGCGAGTCGGTGGGCCTGCTGAGCTTCGTGGGCAACGGCCAGGCGAACGTGCAGGTGTGGGCCAGCGACATCGCGCTGACGAACGTGAGCCTGAAGCTGGGCGGGCGGCACCTCTACACGGTGCTCAACGTGGGACTGACGCCGCCGATGGATGGGGACCGCCGCCGCTACACGACGGGCGTGGGCGTGGGGGGGCACATCCCGCTGGGGCGCTTCTTCGTGGACATGGACCTGATGGGCTCCAGCGTGCACGCCCACCGCCTCTTCGACTTCGACGACGACACGAACCACGTGCTGGGGCAGCTGCGGTTGATGGCGGGCTGGCAGGTGGCGCGCCGCTTCGCGGTGTTCGGCGGCGTGAGCGCGAACACGCTGGTGACGTGGAACGGCAGCGACCCGTGGAAGGAGCTGGGCATCGGGCCGGAGTGGAAGGAGACCTCCGACAGCGGCCGCACCGTCGTGCGCACCTGGCCGGGCATCCTCGCGGGCATCCAGATTTGA
- a CDS encoding zinc-dependent alcohol dehydrogenase family protein encodes MDGTMRVMVLHAPGRPLREERWPVPRPGPQEVLLRGHACAVCRTDLHLVEGELPRPKLPVVPGHEVVATVVEAGAEVMGLEVGTRVGVPWLGWTCGQCRFCVSGRENLCDYARFTGYQVDGGYAEYTVAHHRFCFPLPASFPDFHAAPLMCAGLIGFRSLRMAGDGERLGMYGFGAAAHVLIQVARYRGRRVFAFTRPGDEAGQHFARELGAVWAGGSDALPPERLDAAILFAPVGALVPAALRAVDKGGVVVCGGIHMSDVPSFPYALLWEERVVRSVANLTRADALDFLVLAPSVPVRTEVKVFPLSAANEALTALREGQVRGAAVLDPRA; translated from the coding sequence ATGGACGGCACCATGCGTGTGATGGTTCTCCACGCACCCGGGCGACCGCTTCGAGAGGAGCGGTGGCCCGTTCCTCGTCCGGGGCCCCAGGAGGTGCTGCTGCGGGGGCATGCATGCGCGGTGTGCCGCACGGACCTGCACCTGGTGGAGGGAGAGCTGCCCAGGCCCAAGCTGCCCGTGGTGCCGGGCCATGAAGTGGTGGCCACCGTCGTCGAGGCGGGCGCCGAGGTGATGGGGCTGGAGGTGGGCACCCGTGTGGGCGTGCCCTGGCTCGGGTGGACGTGCGGCCAGTGCCGCTTCTGCGTCTCCGGCCGGGAGAACCTCTGCGACTACGCCCGCTTCACCGGTTACCAGGTGGATGGCGGTTACGCCGAGTACACCGTGGCGCACCACCGCTTCTGCTTCCCGCTGCCGGCGAGCTTCCCGGACTTCCACGCCGCGCCGTTGATGTGCGCGGGGCTCATCGGCTTTCGCAGCCTGCGCATGGCGGGAGACGGTGAGCGGCTGGGGATGTATGGCTTTGGCGCCGCCGCGCACGTGCTCATCCAGGTGGCGCGATATCGAGGCCGGCGCGTGTTTGCCTTCACGCGGCCGGGGGACGAGGCGGGGCAGCACTTCGCGCGGGAGCTGGGCGCGGTGTGGGCGGGGGGCTCGGATGCCCTGCCGCCCGAGCGCTTGGACGCGGCCATCCTCTTCGCGCCCGTGGGGGCGCTGGTGCCCGCCGCGCTGCGCGCCGTGGACAAGGGCGGCGTGGTGGTGTGTGGCGGCATCCACATGAGCGATGTCCCGTCGTTCCCCTATGCGCTGCTCTGGGAGGAGCGCGTGGTGCGCTCGGTGGCGAACCTGACGCGGGCGGATGCGCTGGACTTCCTGGTGCTCGCGCCGTCGGTGCCCGTGCGCACCGAGGTGAAGGTGTTCCCGCTCTCCGCCGCGAACGAGGCGCTCACCGCGCTGCGCGAGGGACAGGTGCGCGGCGCGGCCGTGCTGGACCCGCGCGCGTAG
- a CDS encoding HPF/RaiA family ribosome-associated protein — MKRALQITYRGMPTSEALNEHIRDHAAKLEHFFDGIVGCHVVVDEPHRHQHHGHQFRVRVDLHVPGKDISAGRTAAEHAAHEDPYQAVTEAFEAARRQLQHYTQAHHEQYRH; from the coding sequence ATGAAGCGAGCGTTGCAGATCACCTACCGGGGCATGCCGACGAGCGAGGCGCTCAACGAGCACATTCGAGACCACGCGGCGAAGCTGGAGCACTTCTTCGATGGCATCGTGGGCTGCCATGTCGTGGTGGACGAGCCGCACCGGCATCAGCACCACGGCCACCAGTTCCGCGTGCGCGTGGACCTGCACGTGCCCGGCAAGGACATCAGCGCGGGCCGCACCGCGGCGGAGCATGCCGCGCATGAGGACCCCTACCAGGCCGTGACGGAGGCGTTCGAGGCCGCGCGCCGACAGCTCCAGCACTACACGCAGGCGCACCACGAGCAGTATCGGCACTGA
- a CDS encoding DUF2079 domain-containing protein has protein sequence MTSSTPDAPSHGRLRLWLGHLALPLVVLAWGLFVVAPTWAQAARACFPNFDLGIYTQAFARLSFADPNPWLSGRQIFIFNDHFDPILWLVQPLTEVLPAMWAGLVAESLLVLLSLVPLGWLHARGLMSRESTVLAAGLLLMSVGAVDALRFPIHPTTWSVLPWVLAGVAFHFRRNGLLLVALVLLFSCKEEFAFVGIMLAVALWLRGDRRHAVATLVLSVAWVAWVYGVRPRLWGHTQDHVERLERGLEEGWLHYLWLRVHPSQLARVGTLMVALVPLLFWTWRERLKPDWTWMLVLLPLLGIRFLGMAWRFHYVAPLMAAALMSFLPVLRARRPPAWVLVSTFVLLITTNENNLRAAWRTLVTPLEFPARCPDDPARLASISRGVELLTREQQRPALLGGNFVPLLAHRDEIFALGGPYPPEGRAFEWVLVEKPPRGEIWLLSAERIQELISLWRQDANTQVLIDDPHVFMAKGRFTQYQ, from the coding sequence ATGACGTCCTCCACTCCCGACGCCCCTTCGCACGGGCGGCTTCGCCTCTGGCTGGGGCACCTGGCGCTGCCCCTCGTCGTGCTGGCCTGGGGGCTGTTCGTCGTCGCCCCCACGTGGGCCCAGGCCGCGCGTGCCTGCTTTCCGAACTTCGACCTGGGCATCTACACCCAGGCCTTCGCGCGCCTCTCGTTCGCGGACCCCAATCCCTGGCTGAGCGGGCGGCAGATCTTCATCTTCAACGACCACTTCGACCCCATCCTGTGGCTGGTGCAGCCCCTGACGGAGGTGCTGCCGGCGATGTGGGCGGGGCTGGTGGCCGAGTCCCTCCTGGTGCTGCTGTCGCTCGTGCCATTGGGGTGGCTGCACGCGCGGGGGCTCATGAGCCGCGAGTCCACGGTGCTGGCCGCGGGGCTCCTGCTGATGTCGGTGGGCGCCGTGGATGCGCTGCGATTTCCCATCCATCCCACGACGTGGTCCGTGCTGCCGTGGGTGCTGGCGGGGGTGGCCTTCCACTTCCGCCGCAACGGGCTCCTGCTGGTGGCGCTGGTGCTGCTGTTCTCCTGCAAGGAGGAGTTCGCCTTCGTGGGCATCATGCTCGCGGTGGCGCTGTGGTTACGGGGAGACAGGCGTCACGCGGTGGCAACCCTGGTGTTGTCCGTCGCGTGGGTCGCGTGGGTCTACGGGGTGCGGCCCCGGCTCTGGGGGCACACGCAGGACCACGTCGAGCGGCTCGAGCGAGGGCTGGAGGAGGGCTGGCTGCACTACCTCTGGCTTCGCGTGCATCCCTCGCAGCTCGCGCGCGTGGGCACCTTGATGGTGGCCCTGGTGCCGCTCCTCTTCTGGACGTGGCGCGAGCGCCTGAAGCCGGACTGGACCTGGATGCTGGTGCTGCTGCCCTTGTTGGGCATCCGCTTCCTGGGCATGGCCTGGCGCTTCCACTACGTCGCGCCGCTGATGGCCGCGGCGCTGATGAGCTTTCTTCCCGTCCTGCGCGCCCGCAGGCCCCCGGCCTGGGTGCTGGTGAGCACCTTCGTGCTGCTCATCACCACCAACGAGAACAACCTGCGCGCCGCGTGGCGGACGCTGGTGACGCCGCTCGAGTTCCCGGCCCGCTGCCCGGACGACCCGGCGCGGCTGGCCAGCATCTCCCGGGGCGTGGAGCTGCTCACGCGCGAGCAGCAGCGCCCCGCGCTGCTGGGGGGCAACTTCGTGCCACTGCTCGCGCACCGGGATGAAATCTTCGCGTTGGGAGGGCCCTATCCGCCCGAGGGCCGCGCGTTCGAATGGGTGCTGGTGGAGAAGCCTCCGCGCGGGGAGATATGGCTCCTCTCCGCCGAGCGCATCCAGGAGCTCATCTCCCTCTGGCGACAGGACGCGAACACCCAGGTCCTCATCGACGACCCGCACGTGTTCATGGCGAAGGGGCGCTTCACCCAATACCAGTGA
- a CDS encoding response regulator — MNAPRLQVLLVDDEAPVLATTAAVLSEDFDVQTARDAHAARVLLARSRFDVLCTDLHMPGPSGILLLREAVTQDPHLAGVLVTGCREYLDWRDRLDAQGLFYLVLKPYQPADLIAMIHRAAASARLKREMSRLTSGLAEHKWGPR; from the coding sequence ATGAATGCCCCGCGGCTCCAGGTGCTGCTGGTGGACGACGAGGCGCCGGTCCTCGCCACCACCGCGGCCGTGCTCTCCGAGGACTTCGACGTCCAGACCGCGCGCGACGCGCATGCCGCGCGGGTGCTGCTGGCGCGGAGCCGCTTCGACGTGCTGTGCACGGACCTCCACATGCCCGGGCCCAGCGGCATCCTGCTCCTGCGCGAGGCCGTCACGCAGGACCCGCACCTGGCGGGGGTGCTGGTGACGGGCTGTCGCGAGTACCTCGACTGGAGGGACCGGTTGGATGCGCAGGGCCTCTTCTACCTGGTGCTCAAGCCGTACCAGCCCGCGGACCTCATCGCGATGATCCACCGCGCCGCGGCCTCCGCGCGACTCAAGCGCGAGATGAGCCGGCTCACGTCGGGGCTGGCCGAGCACAAGTGGGGTCCTCGATGA
- a CDS encoding RedB protein yields MKRPAFARGMWVALGVLWLAAMGVGFSLLTRHSLTPGDRQEAPSRWPEEARPPRVEGRPTLVMLAHPRCPCTRASLGELAVVMEHARGRLDARVLFLRPEGTTGDWTQGALWRAAAGIPGVRVLADEGGTQARLFGAVTSGHSLLYDAEGRLRFSGGLTAARGHRGDNPGRDAVEALLRDSGGSGGTSEHGVYGCALEEPPGVRATNTP; encoded by the coding sequence ATGAAGCGTCCCGCGTTCGCGCGGGGGATGTGGGTGGCGTTGGGGGTGCTGTGGCTCGCCGCCATGGGCGTGGGCTTCTCGCTCCTGACCCGACATTCCCTCACCCCTGGCGATAGACAGGAGGCGCCGTCGCGCTGGCCCGAGGAGGCGCGTCCGCCGCGCGTCGAGGGGCGGCCCACGCTGGTGATGCTGGCGCACCCGCGCTGTCCCTGCACGCGCGCGAGCCTGGGGGAGCTGGCGGTGGTGATGGAGCACGCCCGGGGCCGGCTGGATGCGCGCGTGCTGTTCCTCCGTCCGGAGGGGACGACCGGCGACTGGACTCAAGGGGCCCTGTGGCGCGCCGCCGCCGGGATTCCGGGCGTCCGCGTGCTCGCGGATGAAGGTGGGACACAAGCCCGTTTGTTCGGAGCCGTCACTTCTGGACATTCCTTGCTCTATGATGCGGAAGGTCGGCTGCGCTTCAGTGGTGGGCTCACCGCGGCGCGAGGACACCGAGGAGACAATCCGGGGCGGGACGCCGTGGAGGCGCTGCTTCGGGATTCAGGTGGGTCGGGCGGGACGTCAGAGCACGGGGTCTACGGTTGCGCACTGGAGGAACCGCCCGGGGTCCGGGCCACGAACACCCCATGA
- a CDS encoding ATP-binding protein, whose protein sequence is MKLSEDVSGPTVALKERAVLLFREHLGAVRRRTDRLFAGLMLAQWAFGILVALFVAPYGWGGKDGAPHAHVYAALFLGAALTVFPIALARWRPGDAATRHGVALAQMLWSSLLIHLTGGRVETHFHVFVSLAFLALYRDPWVLLSATCATIADHIIRGFLWPESVYGVVDPEWWRFLEHGFWVGILDMVLLHAGRGMRREMREVAVRRAELELAREREEEKSAALDRALRELSGFQEHLIRVEKLAAVGQLAASVGHELRNPLAAVRNAHAYLSRRLSRDVIGAADDPRVPQFLGVMERELGACAKIISDLLDFARERPPALQPCPLRPLVDEAIGVVPPRDGVRIINEVPESLPVPSLDKEQFRQVLVNLVQNAVEAMPTGRTGQVSVLAEGQDAGPWAIRVIDDGAGIPPDVLPKIFEPLFTTKTRGTGLGLAIVANMVQRHGGTISVRSEAGRGSEFHIHLPATAAAQAA, encoded by the coding sequence ATGAAGCTCTCGGAGGACGTCAGCGGCCCGACGGTGGCATTGAAGGAGCGCGCCGTCCTGTTGTTCCGGGAGCACCTGGGCGCCGTGCGCCGCCGCACCGACCGCCTCTTCGCGGGGCTGATGCTGGCGCAGTGGGCCTTCGGCATCCTCGTGGCGCTCTTCGTCGCGCCCTACGGATGGGGAGGCAAGGATGGCGCGCCCCACGCGCATGTGTATGCCGCCCTCTTCCTGGGCGCGGCGCTCACCGTGTTCCCCATCGCGCTGGCGCGGTGGCGCCCGGGAGACGCGGCCACGCGGCACGGGGTGGCGCTGGCGCAGATGCTGTGGTCCTCGCTGCTCATCCACCTGACGGGTGGGCGCGTGGAGACACACTTCCACGTCTTCGTCTCGCTGGCCTTCCTCGCGCTGTACAGAGACCCGTGGGTGCTCCTGTCGGCGACGTGCGCCACCATCGCGGACCACATCATCCGAGGCTTCCTCTGGCCGGAGTCCGTGTATGGCGTCGTGGACCCGGAGTGGTGGCGCTTCCTGGAGCATGGCTTCTGGGTCGGCATCCTGGACATGGTGCTGCTGCACGCCGGACGCGGGATGCGGCGGGAGATGCGCGAGGTCGCGGTGCGGCGCGCGGAGCTGGAGCTGGCGCGCGAGCGCGAGGAGGAGAAGTCCGCCGCGTTGGACCGCGCGCTGCGTGAGCTGAGCGGCTTCCAGGAGCACCTCATCCGCGTGGAGAAGCTCGCCGCGGTGGGTCAGCTCGCCGCCAGCGTGGGTCATGAACTGCGCAATCCCCTGGCCGCCGTGCGCAACGCCCACGCCTACCTCTCCCGACGACTGAGTCGGGATGTGATTGGGGCGGCGGATGACCCACGGGTCCCCCAGTTCCTGGGGGTCATGGAGCGTGAACTGGGCGCGTGCGCCAAGATCATCTCCGACCTGTTGGACTTCGCGCGGGAGCGTCCCCCCGCGCTCCAGCCGTGTCCGTTGCGACCTCTGGTGGACGAGGCCATTGGCGTCGTGCCGCCGCGCGACGGAGTGCGCATCATCAATGAAGTCCCCGAGTCTCTCCCCGTGCCCAGTCTGGACAAGGAACAGTTCCGTCAGGTCCTGGTGAACCTGGTGCAGAACGCGGTAGAGGCGATGCCAACGGGAAGGACGGGACAGGTTTCAGTGCTGGCGGAAGGACAAGACGCGGGGCCCTGGGCCATTCGCGTGATAGATGACGGGGCGGGCATCCCACCGGACGTGCTGCCCAAGATTTTCGAACCGCTTTTCACAACCAAGACGCGTGGGACGGGCTTGGGACTGGCGATTGTGGCGAACATGGTGCAACGTCACGGAGGCACAATCTCTGTGCGAAGCGAAGCCGGCCGGGGTAGTGAATTCCATATTCACCTTCCGGCAACCGCGGCGGCGCAGGCCGCATGA
- a CDS encoding response regulator, protein MEDVALGPARILLVDDEEGLRITLAANLELEGHTVLEAANGEEALRLLGEHTVDVVLSDMRMPGLHGVDLLRRIKQARPDMPVVLMTAFTAEELVEDALAEGAFTVLPKPFDVAHALDTILRAARAPQVLVVDDTEPVARAMVRALSTVGLRARAVYSGEEALTWLRSGDFDVCVLDLVMPEMSGPELVAKVKAADLSVAVIAMSGHVVPELLRKVAAQGAVVCMTKPVPLRELVQAIARVRGQPRVQGPVGPPGVRN, encoded by the coding sequence ATGGAGGACGTGGCTTTGGGCCCCGCTCGCATCCTTTTGGTCGACGACGAGGAGGGGCTGCGCATCACGCTCGCGGCGAACCTGGAGTTGGAGGGCCACACCGTCCTGGAGGCCGCCAACGGCGAGGAAGCGCTGCGCCTCCTGGGAGAGCACACGGTGGACGTGGTGCTCAGCGACATGCGCATGCCGGGCTTGCACGGCGTGGACCTGTTGCGCCGCATCAAGCAGGCGCGCCCGGACATGCCCGTGGTGTTGATGACGGCCTTCACGGCGGAGGAGCTGGTGGAGGACGCGCTCGCCGAAGGGGCCTTCACCGTGTTGCCCAAGCCCTTCGACGTGGCGCACGCGCTGGACACCATCCTCCGCGCGGCGCGGGCGCCGCAGGTGTTGGTGGTGGACGACACGGAGCCGGTGGCGCGCGCCATGGTGCGCGCGCTGAGCACGGTGGGCCTGCGTGCGCGCGCCGTGTACAGCGGCGAAGAGGCGTTGACGTGGCTGCGTTCCGGCGACTTCGACGTGTGTGTGTTGGACCTGGTGATGCCAGAAATGAGCGGTCCTGAGCTGGTGGCCAAGGTGAAGGCGGCGGATTTGTCGGTGGCCGTTATTGCCATGTCCGGCCACGTGGTGCCGGAGCTGCTCCGGAAGGTGGCTGCGCAAGGCGCGGTGGTGTGTATGACGAAGCCGGTGCCTCTGCGGGAACTGGTGCAAGCCATTGCTCGGGTGCGCGGACAGCCTCGGGTGCAGGGGCCCGTCGGGCCTCCGGGTGTGAGGAATTGA
- a CDS encoding ATP-binding protein — MGVRADLQARERAAVADVVASTLRHDLRNKLASVRNASFYLMRKMQKTDAWSSDARVEAFFQLIDRELAAAEEVLTRRAPVASSERPLCHAGEAAERALLEARVPEHVKVERDFRARGSVPLDVEDLALLMRCLVDNAVESMPRGGLLTVRTWDVEEGEGGVSLRVEDVGEGLAPEAYSRAFEPFYSTRPGHAGLGLNIVQRLVLRNGGKVALDGGPSGGTHVEIHFPNRPEAGGRKRTAVQEEIWGSK; from the coding sequence ATGGGCGTGCGTGCAGACCTCCAGGCGCGGGAACGGGCCGCGGTGGCGGATGTCGTGGCCTCCACGCTGCGGCATGACCTCCGCAACAAGCTGGCCAGTGTCCGCAATGCGTCGTTCTACCTGATGCGGAAGATGCAGAAGACCGACGCCTGGAGTTCCGATGCCCGGGTGGAGGCCTTCTTCCAGTTGATCGACCGGGAGCTGGCGGCGGCGGAGGAGGTGCTGACGCGCAGGGCGCCGGTGGCCAGCAGTGAGCGGCCGCTGTGCCATGCGGGCGAGGCGGCGGAGCGCGCGCTGCTGGAGGCGCGGGTGCCGGAGCACGTGAAGGTGGAGCGCGACTTCCGGGCGCGTGGCTCGGTGCCGCTGGACGTGGAGGACCTGGCGCTCCTGATGCGCTGTCTGGTGGACAACGCGGTGGAGTCCATGCCGCGCGGGGGTCTGCTCACGGTGCGGACCTGGGACGTTGAAGAAGGGGAGGGAGGCGTCTCCCTCCGCGTCGAGGATGTGGGAGAGGGGCTGGCGCCAGAGGCCTATTCGCGCGCCTTCGAGCCCTTCTATTCAACACGACCCGGCCATGCGGGGCTGGGATTGAACATCGTGCAGCGGTTGGTGCTGCGCAATGGGGGGAAGGTGGCATTGGACGGAGGCCCTTCCGGGGGCACTCACGTCGAGATCCACTTCCCCAACCGCCCGGAGGCGGGGGGGCGGAAGCGGACCGCGGTGCAGGAAGAGATATGGGGGAGCAAGTGA
- a CDS encoding response regulator, with protein sequence METSWTFGRCLLLVEDDPSNRMTLAALLEEAGFAVVTAGSYSEAEKWLNHPRPIDAVLLDQSLGDGFGTGLIPLVRHHMPGAKVVFVTGADSAIDMPVDAVFRKGDHFEALLAFLFKLLPQRPLGMSSAAQGPRRP encoded by the coding sequence ATGGAGACGAGCTGGACCTTCGGGCGATGCCTGCTGCTGGTGGAAGATGACCCGTCCAACCGGATGACGCTCGCGGCGCTGCTGGAGGAAGCGGGCTTCGCGGTCGTCACAGCGGGTTCGTATTCAGAAGCGGAGAAGTGGCTCAACCACCCCAGACCCATCGACGCGGTGCTGCTGGATCAGAGCCTGGGTGATGGCTTTGGAACGGGGTTGATTCCGTTGGTGCGTCACCACATGCCCGGGGCGAAGGTCGTGTTCGTCACCGGCGCGGACAGTGCCATCGACATGCCGGTGGATGCGGTCTTCCGGAAGGGAGACCACTTCGAGGCGTTGTTGGCGTTCCTGTTCAAGCTGTTGCCCCAGCGGCCGCTGGGGATGTCGTCGGCGGCGCAGGGTCCTCGCAGGCCCTGA
- a CDS encoding nuclear transport factor 2 family protein, translating into MRNPRSVEDVQALLSLEQAIVRAIHTRDTQSLKNFMAEDFVFRGAGAVESDRAAFLDSVSTLEADILSLETQNVRAHVFGETGILTGTQLARVRLSDGTVINDISEFADVCQRREGRWWVVLAHSITTPEPAPSPPA; encoded by the coding sequence GTGCGCAACCCCCGGAGCGTCGAGGATGTCCAGGCCCTGCTGTCCTTGGAACAAGCGATTGTCCGCGCCATCCACACGCGCGATACGCAGTCGCTGAAGAACTTCATGGCGGAAGACTTTGTCTTTCGCGGCGCGGGCGCCGTGGAGTCAGACAGGGCCGCGTTCCTCGACTCCGTCTCCACGCTCGAGGCAGACATCCTCTCGCTGGAGACCCAGAACGTACGAGCGCACGTTTTTGGTGAGACGGGAATCCTGACAGGCACTCAGCTCGCGCGGGTCCGCTTGTCGGATGGCACCGTCATCAACGACATCAGCGAGTTCGCCGACGTCTGCCAGCGTCGTGAGGGGCGCTGGTGGGTTGTCCTCGCCCACAGCATCACCACCCCCGAGCCGGCCCCCTCCCCTCCGGCTTGA